A section of the Pseudomonas sp. Q1-7 genome encodes:
- a CDS encoding NAD-dependent epimerase/dehydratase family protein — protein sequence MTPSQPAFPCLKRILLTGAAGGLGKVLRESVRPFAEVLRLSDIAAMTPATGAHEEVIPCNLADKAAVDALVQGVDAILHFGGVSVERPFEEILDANIRGVFHIYEAARRHGVKRVVFASSNHVIGFYRQDQRLDAASPRRPDGYYGLSKSYGEDMASFYFDRYGIETVSIRIGSSFPEPQNRRMLSTWLSYDDLTQLIGKALFTPDVGHTVVYGMSDNRDVWWDNRLASHLDYAPKDSSEPFRAQVEAQPAPADDDPVAVYQGGAFVAAGPFD from the coding sequence ATGACCCCATCCCAACCCGCATTCCCATGCCTCAAGCGCATCCTGCTCACCGGCGCCGCTGGCGGCCTTGGCAAGGTCCTGCGCGAGAGCGTCCGCCCCTTCGCCGAAGTCCTGCGCCTCTCCGATATCGCCGCCATGACCCCCGCGACCGGCGCCCATGAAGAAGTAATCCCCTGCAACCTCGCCGACAAGGCGGCGGTGGATGCCTTGGTGCAGGGCGTCGACGCCATCCTGCATTTCGGCGGCGTCTCGGTGGAGCGCCCCTTCGAGGAAATACTCGATGCCAATATCCGCGGCGTCTTCCATATCTATGAAGCCGCGCGCCGCCACGGTGTGAAGCGCGTGGTGTTCGCCAGCTCCAACCATGTGATCGGTTTCTATCGCCAGGACCAGCGCCTCGACGCGGCGTCGCCGCGCCGCCCCGATGGTTACTACGGCCTGTCCAAGTCCTATGGCGAGGACATGGCCAGCTTCTACTTCGACCGTTACGGCATCGAGACCGTGAGCATCCGCATCGGCTCCTCCTTCCCCGAGCCGCAGAACCGCCGGATGCTCTCCACCTGGCTGAGCTACGACGACCTGACCCAACTCATCGGCAAGGCGTTGTTCACGCCCGACGTCGGCCACACCGTGGTCTATGGCATGTCCGACAACCGCGACGTCTGGTGGGATAACCGCCTCGCCAGCCATCTGGACTACGCGCCCAAGGACAGCTCCGAGCCCTTCCGCGCCCAAGTGGAAGCACAACCGGCGCCGGCCGACGACGACCCGGTGGCGGTCTACCAGGGTGGCGCCTTCGTCGCGGCCGGGCCGTTCGACTGA
- the kdgD gene encoding 5-dehydro-4-deoxyglucarate dehydratase: protein MNPQELKSILSSGLLSFPVTDFDAAGNFRADTYARRLEWLAPYGASALFAAGGTGEFFSLAPDEYSAVIKTAVDTCAGSVPILAGVGGPTRLAIQYAQEAERLGAKGLLLLPHYLTEASQEGVAAHVEQVCKSVNIGVVVYNRNVCRLTPALLEQLAERCPNLIGYKDGLGDIELMVSIRRRLGDRFSYLGGLPTAEVYAAAYKALGVPVYSSAVFNFIPKTAMDFYKAIAADDHATVARLIDDFFLPYLDIRNRRAGYAVSIVKAGARIVGHDAGPVRAPLTDLLPDEYERLAALIDAQGAQ, encoded by the coding sequence ATGAATCCACAAGAACTCAAGTCCATCCTCTCCTCCGGGTTGCTGTCCTTCCCCGTCACCGACTTCGACGCTGCCGGCAATTTCCGCGCTGACACCTACGCCCGCCGCCTGGAATGGCTGGCTCCCTACGGCGCTTCGGCACTCTTCGCCGCGGGCGGTACCGGTGAATTCTTCTCCCTGGCGCCGGACGAGTACTCCGCCGTCATCAAGACCGCCGTCGACACGTGCGCCGGCAGCGTTCCGATCCTCGCCGGCGTCGGCGGCCCGACCCGCCTGGCCATCCAGTACGCCCAGGAGGCCGAGCGCCTTGGCGCCAAGGGCCTGCTGCTGCTGCCGCACTACCTGACCGAAGCCAGCCAGGAAGGCGTGGCCGCCCACGTCGAGCAGGTCTGCAAGTCGGTGAACATCGGCGTGGTGGTCTACAACCGCAACGTCTGTCGCCTGACCCCGGCGCTGCTGGAGCAACTGGCCGAGCGCTGCCCGAACCTGATCGGCTACAAGGACGGCCTGGGCGATATCGAGCTGATGGTCTCCATCCGCCGTCGCCTCGGCGACCGCTTCAGCTACCTGGGTGGCCTGCCCACCGCCGAGGTCTATGCCGCCGCCTACAAGGCGCTGGGCGTGCCGGTCTACTCCTCGGCCGTGTTCAACTTCATCCCCAAGACCGCCATGGACTTCTACAAGGCCATCGCCGCCGACGACCACGCCACCGTGGCCAGGCTGATCGACGATTTCTTCCTGCCTTACCTGGACATCCGCAACCGCCGCGCCGGCTATGCCGTCAGCATCGTGAAGGCCGGCGCGCGCATCGTCGGCCATGACGCCGGCCCGGTCCGTGCGCCGCTGACCGACCTGCTGCCGGACGAGTACGAGCGCCTCGCCGCGCTGATCGACGCCCAGGGCGCGCAGTGA
- a CDS encoding aldehyde dehydrogenase family protein, whose amino-acid sequence MTDKRYDNYIGGEWVTGSGWSRNINPSDLSDCLGEYAQADAAQVTQAIAAARAAFPAWSVSGIQARADALDKVGSEILARREELGTLLAREEGKTLPEAIGEVSRAGNIFKFFAGECLRLAGEVLPSVRPGVSVEVTREPLGVIGLITPWNFPIAIPAWKIAPALAHGNCVVFKPADLVPGSAWALAEIISRAGFPAGVFNLVMGSGRVVGEALVNDPRVDGISFTGSVGVGRGIAAACVARGAKVQLEMGGKNPQVILDDADLKTAVELAVQSAFYSTGQRCTASSRLIVTAGIHDRFVEAMAERMRAIRVGHALQSGVDIGPVVSQAQLEQDLGYIEIGRGEGARLVVGGERVRCETEGYFMAPTLFADSDAEMRISREEIFGPVANVIRVANYEEALALANDTEFGLSAGIATTSLKYANHFKRHAQAGMVMVNLPTAGVDYHVPFGGRKGSSYGPREQGRYAQEFYTTVKTTYIGG is encoded by the coding sequence GTGACTGACAAGCGCTACGACAACTACATCGGCGGGGAATGGGTGACTGGCAGTGGCTGGTCGCGCAACATCAATCCCTCCGACCTGAGTGACTGCCTGGGCGAGTACGCCCAGGCCGACGCCGCCCAGGTGACCCAGGCCATCGCGGCGGCCCGTGCGGCCTTTCCGGCCTGGTCGGTGTCCGGCATCCAGGCCCGCGCCGATGCCCTGGACAAGGTGGGCAGCGAGATCCTCGCCCGCCGCGAGGAGCTGGGCACCCTGCTGGCGCGGGAGGAGGGCAAGACCCTGCCCGAAGCCATTGGCGAGGTGAGCCGCGCCGGCAATATCTTCAAGTTCTTCGCCGGCGAATGCCTGCGCCTTGCCGGCGAGGTACTGCCCTCGGTACGTCCCGGCGTGTCGGTGGAAGTCACCCGCGAGCCCCTGGGCGTGATCGGCCTGATCACCCCGTGGAACTTCCCCATCGCCATTCCCGCCTGGAAGATCGCCCCGGCGCTGGCCCACGGCAACTGCGTGGTGTTCAAGCCGGCGGACCTGGTGCCCGGCAGCGCCTGGGCCCTGGCCGAGATCATCTCCCGCGCCGGCTTCCCCGCCGGGGTGTTCAACCTGGTGATGGGCAGCGGCCGGGTGGTCGGCGAGGCCCTGGTCAATGACCCGCGCGTCGACGGCATCAGCTTCACCGGCTCGGTGGGTGTGGGCCGTGGCATCGCCGCTGCCTGCGTGGCCCGTGGCGCCAAGGTCCAGCTGGAAATGGGTGGCAAGAACCCGCAGGTGATCCTCGACGACGCCGACCTCAAGACCGCCGTCGAGCTCGCCGTGCAAAGCGCCTTCTATTCCACCGGCCAGCGTTGCACCGCCAGCAGCCGCCTGATCGTCACCGCCGGTATCCATGACCGCTTCGTCGAAGCCATGGCCGAACGCATGCGCGCTATCCGCGTCGGCCACGCGCTGCAGAGCGGCGTCGACATCGGCCCGGTGGTGTCCCAGGCGCAACTGGAGCAGGATCTCGGCTACATCGAAATCGGCCGCGGCGAAGGCGCGCGTCTGGTGGTCGGTGGCGAGCGGGTGCGCTGCGAGACCGAGGGCTACTTCATGGCCCCGACGCTGTTCGCCGACAGCGACGCGGAGATGCGCATCAGCCGCGAGGAAATCTTCGGTCCGGTGGCCAACGTCATCCGCGTAGCCAACTACGAAGAGGCGCTGGCGCTGGCCAACGACACCGAGTTCGGTCTGTCGGCCGGCATCGCCACCACTTCGCTGAAGTACGCCAACCACTTCAAGCGTCATGCCCAGGCCGGCATGGTCATGGTCAACCTGCCCACTGCCGGGGTGGATTACCACGTGCCATTCGGTGGTCGCAAAGGTTCGTCCTACGGCCCGCGCGAACAGGGGCGCTACGCCCAGGAGTTCTACACCACGGTGAAGACCACCTACATCGGCGGCTGA
- a CDS encoding glucarate dehydratase family protein yields the protein MKIKRVRVTPIAFRDAPLLNASGIHEPFALRSIIEVEGDNGHVGLGESYGDAPVLAVLQAMQDSLVGLDAFDLNGLRARVVQTVARLGPARAGAELAPGSHPSKQVANAYSAFEVAFLDLQARSLGLPLVDLLGGAVRTEVPFSAYLFFKYAEHIDAPYAPDSWGEALSEAQIVAQAARMIEAHGFQSIKLKAGALQPEHEVACIKALKKAFPDHPLRIDPNGNWSLETAVRMAELLGDDLQYYEDPTPGLEGMAELHERTGLSLATNMVVTDFDEFRRSVALNSVQIVLADHHYWGGLRDTQALARMCDTFGLGLSMHSNSHLGISLMAMTHVAAAVPNLTYACDTHYPWQEEDEEVIKGGKLPIRNGCVSITRAPGLGVELDQDQLAKLHEQFLSIDIRSRDDARQMRKYDPAWKISKPRF from the coding sequence GTGAAGATCAAACGAGTCAGAGTTACCCCCATCGCCTTTCGCGATGCGCCGCTGCTCAACGCCAGCGGTATCCACGAACCCTTCGCGCTGCGCTCGATCATCGAGGTGGAAGGCGACAACGGCCATGTCGGCCTCGGCGAAAGCTACGGCGACGCGCCGGTCCTGGCCGTGCTGCAAGCCATGCAGGACAGCCTGGTCGGGCTGGACGCCTTCGACCTCAACGGCCTGCGCGCCCGCGTCGTGCAGACGGTCGCCCGCCTCGGGCCGGCCAGGGCCGGTGCCGAACTGGCGCCCGGCTCCCATCCCAGCAAGCAGGTGGCCAACGCCTATTCCGCCTTCGAGGTGGCCTTCCTCGACCTGCAGGCGCGCTCCCTGGGCTTGCCCCTGGTCGACCTGCTGGGCGGTGCCGTGCGCACCGAGGTGCCTTTCAGCGCGTACCTGTTCTTCAAGTACGCCGAGCACATCGACGCGCCCTACGCGCCGGACTCCTGGGGCGAAGCCCTGTCCGAGGCGCAGATCGTCGCCCAGGCCGCGCGCATGATCGAGGCCCACGGCTTCCAGAGCATCAAGCTCAAGGCCGGTGCCTTGCAGCCGGAGCACGAAGTCGCCTGCATCAAGGCGTTGAAGAAGGCCTTCCCCGATCACCCGTTGCGCATCGACCCCAACGGCAACTGGTCGCTGGAAACCGCCGTGCGCATGGCCGAGCTGCTCGGCGACGACCTGCAGTACTACGAGGACCCGACTCCCGGCCTGGAAGGCATGGCTGAGCTGCACGAGCGCACCGGTCTGTCCCTGGCCACCAACATGGTGGTCACCGACTTCGACGAGTTCCGCCGCAGCGTGGCGCTGAACAGCGTGCAGATCGTCCTCGCCGACCACCACTACTGGGGCGGCCTGCGGGATACCCAGGCGCTGGCGCGGATGTGCGACACCTTCGGCCTCGGCCTGTCGATGCACTCCAACTCGCACCTCGGCATCAGCCTGATGGCCATGACCCACGTGGCCGCCGCGGTGCCCAACCTCACCTACGCCTGCGACACCCACTACCCCTGGCAGGAAGAGGACGAGGAGGTCATCAAGGGTGGCAAACTGCCGATCCGCAACGGGTGCGTGAGCATCACTCGCGCGCCCGGCCTGGGTGTCGAGCTGGACCAGGATCAACTGGCCAAGCTGCATGAGCAGTTCCTGTCCATCGACATCCGTAGTCGCGACGACGCACGGCAGATGCGCAAGTACGACCCGGCCTGGAAGATCAGCAAGCCGAGGTTCTGA
- a CDS encoding MFS transporter produces MGQTLQRTRVRYLILLMLFLVTTINYADRATISIAGSAMQKDLGIDAVMLGYIFSAFGWAYVLGQIPGGWLLDRFGSKRVYAFSIFTWSVFTLLQGFVDVVPIAWSVMTLFMLRFLVGFAEAPSFPGNARIVAAWFPTAERGTASAIFNSAQYFATVIFAPLMGWIVHSFGWEHVFIVMGVIGILFSGVWLKFIYNPKEHPLINQAEIDHLASNGALVDMDQNRRLPGNGPKWEHVKQLVSNRMMAGIYLGQFCINALTYFFLTWFPVYLVQERGMTILKAGIIASLPAICGFIGGVLGGVLSDWLLRRGHSLSVARKTPIVCGMLLSMSMILCNYVDADWMVVGFMALAFFGKGIGALGWAVMSDTSPKQIAGLSGGIFNTCGNLSSISTPIVIGYIIAATGSFKWALVFVGINAFVAAFSYLFIVGEIKRIELKGATPEPEAPSAGEAPAASPAR; encoded by the coding sequence ATGGGCCAGACACTGCAAAGAACCCGTGTGCGCTACCTGATCCTGCTCATGCTGTTCCTGGTGACCACGATCAACTATGCCGACCGTGCCACCATTTCCATCGCCGGCTCCGCCATGCAGAAGGACCTGGGCATCGACGCCGTCATGCTCGGCTACATCTTCTCCGCCTTCGGCTGGGCCTATGTGCTCGGCCAGATTCCCGGCGGCTGGCTCCTCGACCGCTTCGGCTCCAAGCGTGTCTATGCCTTCAGCATCTTCACCTGGTCGGTGTTCACCCTGTTGCAGGGCTTCGTCGACGTGGTGCCCATCGCCTGGTCGGTGATGACCCTGTTCATGCTGCGCTTCCTGGTGGGCTTCGCCGAAGCGCCGTCCTTCCCCGGCAACGCGCGCATCGTCGCCGCCTGGTTCCCCACCGCCGAGCGCGGCACCGCTTCGGCGATCTTCAACTCCGCGCAGTACTTCGCCACCGTGATCTTCGCCCCGCTGATGGGCTGGATCGTCCACAGCTTCGGCTGGGAGCACGTGTTCATCGTCATGGGGGTGATCGGCATCCTGTTCTCCGGGGTCTGGCTGAAGTTCATCTACAACCCCAAGGAACACCCGCTGATCAACCAGGCCGAGATCGATCATCTCGCCAGCAATGGCGCCCTGGTGGACATGGACCAGAACCGTCGCCTGCCGGGCAACGGGCCGAAGTGGGAGCACGTCAAGCAACTGGTGAGCAACCGCATGATGGCCGGCATCTACCTGGGCCAGTTCTGCATCAACGCGCTCACCTACTTCTTCCTCACCTGGTTCCCGGTGTACCTGGTGCAGGAACGCGGCATGACCATCCTCAAGGCGGGCATCATCGCCTCCCTGCCGGCCATCTGCGGCTTCATCGGCGGCGTACTCGGCGGCGTGCTTTCCGATTGGCTGCTGCGTCGCGGCCATAGCCTCAGCGTGGCGCGCAAGACCCCGATCGTCTGCGGCATGCTGCTGTCCATGAGCATGATCCTGTGCAACTACGTGGACGCCGACTGGATGGTGGTGGGCTTCATGGCCCTGGCCTTCTTCGGCAAGGGCATCGGCGCCCTCGGCTGGGCGGTGATGTCGGACACCTCGCCCAAGCAGATCGCCGGCCTCTCCGGCGGCATCTTCAACACCTGCGGCAACCTGTCGTCGATCTCCACCCCCATCGTCATTGGCTACATCATCGCCGCCACCGGTTCCTTCAAGTGGGCCCTGGTCTTCGTTGGCATCAACGCCTTCGTCGCCGCCTTCAGCTACCTGTTCATCGTCGGCGAGATCAAGCGCATCGAGCTCAAGGGCGCAACGCCCGAACCCGAGGCTCCGTCGGCCGGCGAAGCGCCCGCCGCCAGCCCGGCCCGCTAA
- the gudD gene encoding glucarate dehydratase — protein sequence MTPHNLPSGTPRITELTVVPVAGQDSMLMNLSGAHGPYFTRNVVILKDNAGHVGVGEVPGGEAIRQTLEDARGLLVGQSIGHYQRLLNQVRQAFADRDAGGRGLQTFDLRIAIHAVTALEAALLDLLGQHLDVPVAALLGEGQQRDEVEMLGYLFYIGDRNKTDLGYRSEADADDAWFRVRNEEALTPEAVVRLAEAAHARYGFNDFKLKGGVLPGEAEIEAVTALAERFPEARITLDPNGAWSLKQAIALCRDQHPVLAYAEDPCGAENGYSGREVMAEFRRATGLPTATNMIATDWRQMGHAISLQSVDIPLADPHFWTMQGSVRVAQMCNDWGLTWGSHSNNHFDISLAMFTHVAAAAPGRITAIDTHWIWQDGQRLTKEPLRIVNGKVAVPQKPGLGVELDTDELAKAHALYKAKGLGARDDAVAMQFLVPNWTFDNKRPCLVR from the coding sequence ATGACCCCACACAACCTGCCCAGCGGCACGCCGCGTATCACCGAACTCACCGTCGTCCCGGTGGCCGGCCAGGACAGCATGCTGATGAACCTCAGCGGCGCCCACGGTCCGTACTTCACCCGTAACGTGGTGATCCTCAAGGACAACGCCGGCCATGTCGGCGTCGGCGAAGTGCCCGGCGGCGAAGCCATTCGCCAGACCCTGGAAGATGCCCGCGGCCTGCTCGTGGGCCAGTCCATCGGCCACTACCAGCGCCTGCTCAACCAGGTGCGCCAGGCCTTCGCCGACCGCGACGCCGGCGGCCGTGGCCTGCAGACCTTCGACCTGCGCATCGCCATCCATGCCGTCACCGCGCTGGAAGCGGCGCTGCTCGACCTGCTGGGCCAGCACCTGGACGTGCCGGTGGCGGCCCTGCTCGGCGAAGGCCAGCAGCGCGACGAGGTGGAGATGCTCGGCTACCTGTTCTACATCGGCGACCGCAACAAGACCGACCTCGGCTACCGCAGCGAGGCCGATGCCGATGACGCCTGGTTCCGCGTGCGCAACGAAGAGGCGCTGACCCCCGAGGCGGTGGTGCGCCTGGCCGAGGCGGCCCACGCCCGCTACGGCTTCAACGACTTCAAGCTCAAGGGCGGCGTATTGCCGGGCGAAGCGGAAATCGAAGCGGTGACCGCGCTGGCCGAGCGCTTCCCCGAGGCGCGCATCACCCTCGACCCGAATGGTGCGTGGTCGCTCAAGCAGGCCATCGCCCTGTGCCGCGACCAGCACCCTGTACTGGCTTACGCCGAAGATCCCTGCGGTGCCGAGAACGGCTATTCCGGCCGCGAGGTGATGGCCGAGTTCCGCCGTGCCACCGGCCTGCCCACCGCGACCAACATGATTGCCACCGACTGGCGCCAGATGGGCCACGCCATTTCCCTGCAATCGGTGGACATCCCCCTGGCCGACCCGCACTTCTGGACCATGCAAGGTTCGGTGCGGGTGGCGCAGATGTGCAACGACTGGGGCCTGACCTGGGGCTCGCACTCCAACAACCACTTCGACATTTCCCTGGCGATGTTCACCCACGTCGCCGCGGCCGCGCCGGGCCGGATCACCGCCATCGACACTCACTGGATCTGGCAGGACGGCCAGCGCCTGACCAAGGAACCGCTGCGTATCGTCAACGGCAAGGTGGCCGTGCCGCAGAAGCCGGGCCTGGGCGTCGAGCTGGACACGGACGAACTGGCCAAGGCCCATGCGTTGTACAAGGCCAAGGGCCTGGGCGCCCGCGACGACGCGGTGGCCATGCAGTTCCTGGTGCCGAACTGGACCTTCGACAACAAGCGTCCCTGCCTGGTGCGCTGA
- the garD gene encoding galactarate dehydratase, which translates to MQLIQHQDSPRHVRLHPDDNVAIVINEQGVAEGGQFPDGLVTREAIPQSHKVTLVDIPAGGAVLRYGTVIGHALRDIPRGSWVREELLSIPEAPGLDRLPMATAVPPPLAELPGYTFEGFRNPDGSVGTRNILGVTTTVQCVTGVLDHCVQRVRQEILPKYPHVDDVIALTHSYGCGVAINAPDAVIPIRTLHNIARNPNLGGQALVIGLGCEKLQAEQLMPGDALTAGQDEDAWLFRLQDSDSGFAGMVEQIMGMIEDRLKVLDQRRRETCPASELVLGMQCGGSDAFSGVTANPALGVAADLLVRAGATVMFSENTEVRDGIHLLTPRAATAEVAQALVREMDWYDRYLARGMADRSANTTPGNKKGGLNNIVEKAMGSIAKSGNSAIAGVVAPGERVRGKGLQYCATPASDFVCGTLQLAAGMNLHVFTTGRGTPYGLAMVPVIKVSTRTQLAERWPDLIDVDAGRITSGRISLEELGWELFRYYLDVASGKERTWAEKHRLHNDLTLFNPAPIT; encoded by the coding sequence ATGCAGTTGATCCAACACCAGGACTCCCCGCGCCACGTGCGCCTGCACCCCGATGACAACGTCGCCATTGTCATCAACGAGCAGGGCGTGGCCGAGGGCGGCCAGTTCCCCGATGGGCTGGTCACCCGTGAAGCCATTCCCCAGAGCCACAAGGTCACCCTGGTGGACATCCCCGCCGGCGGCGCCGTGCTGCGCTACGGCACGGTCATCGGCCATGCCCTGCGGGATATCCCCCGAGGCAGCTGGGTGCGCGAGGAGCTGCTGAGCATCCCCGAGGCGCCCGGCCTGGACCGCCTGCCCATGGCCACCGCCGTACCGCCGCCCCTGGCGGAGCTTCCGGGCTACACCTTCGAGGGTTTCCGCAATCCGGACGGCAGCGTCGGCACCCGCAACATCCTCGGCGTCACCACCACCGTGCAGTGCGTCACCGGCGTGCTGGACCACTGTGTCCAGCGGGTGCGCCAGGAAATCCTGCCCAAGTACCCGCATGTCGATGACGTCATCGCCCTGACCCACAGCTACGGCTGCGGCGTGGCCATCAACGCGCCGGATGCGGTGATCCCGATCCGCACCCTGCACAACATCGCGCGCAACCCCAACCTCGGCGGCCAGGCGCTGGTGATCGGCCTTGGCTGCGAGAAGCTGCAGGCCGAGCAACTGATGCCCGGCGACGCCCTCACCGCCGGCCAGGACGAGGACGCCTGGCTGTTCCGCCTGCAGGATTCGGACAGCGGCTTCGCCGGCATGGTCGAGCAGATCATGGGCATGATCGAGGATCGCCTGAAGGTGCTCGACCAGCGCCGTCGGGAAACCTGCCCGGCCTCGGAGCTGGTGCTGGGCATGCAGTGCGGCGGCAGCGACGCCTTCTCCGGCGTCACCGCCAACCCGGCCCTGGGTGTGGCCGCCGACTTGCTGGTGCGTGCCGGCGCCACCGTGATGTTCTCGGAAAACACCGAAGTGCGCGACGGCATCCACCTGCTGACCCCGCGCGCCGCGACGGCTGAGGTGGCCCAGGCCCTGGTGCGCGAGATGGACTGGTACGACCGCTACCTCGCCCGTGGCATGGCCGATCGCAGCGCCAACACCACGCCGGGCAACAAGAAGGGCGGGCTGAACAACATCGTCGAGAAGGCCATGGGCTCCATCGCCAAGTCCGGCAACAGCGCCATCGCCGGCGTGGTCGCCCCTGGCGAGCGCGTGCGCGGCAAGGGCCTGCAGTACTGCGCCACCCCGGCCAGCGATTTCGTCTGCGGCACCCTGCAACTGGCCGCCGGCATGAACCTGCACGTGTTCACCACCGGGCGCGGTACGCCTTACGGCCTGGCGATGGTGCCGGTGATCAAGGTGTCCACCCGCACCCAGCTCGCTGAGCGCTGGCCGGACCTGATCGATGTCGATGCCGGGCGCATCACCTCGGGGCGCATCAGCCTGGAGGAACTGGGGTGGGAGCTGTTCCGCTACTACCTGGACGTGGCCAGCGGCAAGGAACGCACCTGGGCCGAGAAGCACCGGCTGCACAACGACCTGACCCTGTTCAACCCGGCGCCCATCACCTGA
- a CDS encoding 2-hydroxyacid dehydrogenase, translated as MDCRILQVGPLTERFNRRLASEHAVVPLWCQGDALAFLDGQGAGFDIVVTSARFGCSAAMLERLPNVRAICSFGVGYDAIAVEAARQRGIQVSYTPDVLNDCVADLAMGLVIDCARRISAADRFVRAGLWTAGNFPLARKVSGKRLGIVGLGRIGKDVARRASGFDMQVRYHNRRPDADAPYGFEADLLALARWSDFLVLTCPGGAATHHLISAPVLDALGPEGILVNVSRGSVVDETALVAALLEGRLGGAGLDVFEAEPQVPDALLALDNLVLAPHIGSGTEETRLQMEELVFANLRAFTDKGELLTPVV; from the coding sequence ATGGACTGCAGAATCCTCCAGGTCGGCCCGCTGACCGAACGCTTCAACCGGCGCCTCGCCAGCGAGCACGCGGTCGTGCCGCTGTGGTGCCAGGGCGATGCCCTGGCCTTTCTCGACGGGCAGGGCGCCGGCTTCGACATCGTCGTCACCTCGGCGCGCTTCGGCTGTTCCGCCGCCATGCTGGAACGCCTGCCGAACGTTCGCGCCATCTGCAGCTTCGGCGTCGGCTACGACGCCATCGCGGTGGAGGCGGCGCGGCAGCGCGGCATCCAGGTCAGCTACACGCCGGACGTGCTCAACGACTGCGTGGCGGACCTGGCCATGGGCCTGGTGATCGACTGCGCGCGGCGCATCAGCGCGGCGGATCGCTTCGTTCGCGCGGGCCTCTGGACCGCCGGCAACTTCCCCCTGGCGCGCAAGGTCAGCGGCAAGCGGCTGGGCATCGTCGGGCTCGGCCGCATTGGCAAGGACGTGGCGCGCCGGGCAAGCGGCTTCGACATGCAGGTGCGCTACCACAATCGCCGGCCGGATGCCGACGCGCCCTACGGCTTCGAAGCGGACCTGCTGGCGCTCGCGCGCTGGTCCGACTTCCTGGTGCTGACCTGTCCGGGCGGCGCCGCCACCCATCACCTGATTTCGGCGCCGGTGCTCGACGCCCTGGGGCCGGAGGGCATCCTGGTCAATGTCTCCCGGGGTTCGGTGGTGGACGAAACCGCACTGGTGGCGGCGTTGCTGGAAGGGCGCCTGGGCGGTGCCGGGCTGGATGTGTTCGAGGCCGAACCGCAGGTGCCAGACGCCTTGCTGGCGCTGGATAACCTGGTGCTGGCGCCGCATATCGGCAGCGGCACCGAGGAAACCCGCTTGCAGATGGAGGAACTGGTGTTCGCCAACCTGCGGGCTTTCACGGACAAGGGCGAGTTGCTCACCCCGGTGGTCTGA